The following proteins are encoded in a genomic region of Sparus aurata chromosome 11, fSpaAur1.1, whole genome shotgun sequence:
- the insl5a gene encoding insulin-like peptide INSL5, translating into MRALVVLPLLLCAVVQVEQVEAEVKAVKLCGREFLRAVVYTCGGSRWRRLLTETDMEGDGLPAGEQSSLESLSSSSLGFQLSRRDINNVLTTVCCQVGCRKSDLTFLC; encoded by the exons ATGCGTGCTCTGGTGGTGTTGCCTCTGCTCCTGTGTGCGGTggtgcaggtggagcaggtggaggcggAGGTGAAGGCGGTAAAGCTGTGCGGTCGAGAGTTCCTGAGGGCCGTCGTCTACACCTGCGGAGGCTCCCGCTGGAGGAGGCTCCTCACCGAGACAGACATGGAGGGGGACG GTTTGCCCGCAGGGGAGCAGAGCAGTCTGGAGagcctgagcagcagcagcctgggCTTCCAGCTGAGCAGACGGGACATAAACAACGTACTGACCACCGTGTGCTGCCAGGTGGGCTGCAGGAAGAGCGACCTCACCTTCCTCTGCTGA